GAAGCAAAAAGGGTtttattctaaaaatggattaacttattctaaaataaatttaaaaaataaaaatcctcagcaaactacacacaataccgcataaaaaaaacagaaatacctttttaaataagtattcagaccctttgctctgagactcgaaattgagctcaggtgcatcctgtttgcattgagtatccttgagatgtttctacaacttgattggagtccacccgtggtaaaggcaattgattggacatcatttggaaggcacacatctgtccatataaggtcctacagttgacagtgcatgtcaaagcaaaaaccaagccatgaggtcgaaggaattgtccgtagacagaattttgtcgaggcacagatctgaggaagggtaccagcgttgaagatccccaagagcacagtggtctccatcattcttaaatggaagacgtttggaaccaccaagtctcttgTTGGAGCTGGCCgcccccggccaaactgagcaatcgggggagaagggccttgtcagggaggtgacaaagaacccgatggtcactctgacagagctccagagctcctctgtatagatgggagaaccttacagaaggacaaccatctctgcagcactccaccattctGGCATTTacggtagtggccagacagaagccactcctcagtaaaaggcacatgacagcccacttggagtttgccaaaatgcacctgaagcatacaacaagtgctcagcatatgtgagaactccttcaagactgttggaaaagcattcttcatgaagctggttgagagaatgccaagagtgtgcaaagctgtcatcaaggcaaagggtggctactttgaagaatctcaaatataaattatattttgtttttttgtttaacatttttttggttgctacaagATTCCAtgtgcgttatttcatagttttgatgtcttcactattactctacaatgtagaacattagtaggtgtgtccagacttttgactggtactgtatatttatactccggactctgacattgcttgtcctaatatttgtatatttctgaattccattattttactatagatttgtgtgtatttttgtgaattgttagatattactgaactATTGGAGCTAGGGGAAAAAAGCATTTTGCCGGCAATAACATCTCCTAAATAGAGTCTAAATAGAGCCTGgttactctctaggtttcttcctaggttcctgcctttctattgtgctgctacatctgcattgcttgctgtttggggttttaggctgggtttctgtataagcactttttaacatctgctgatgtaaaaaggtctttataaatacatttgatttgattttgatttgtgtatgcgaccaataaacttttttTCGATTTGAGTTACATCATCCAATTCGTATGATACTGTATGACAGctattccattcataatgtaacCTAACATAACGTGCACTGATTGTAccccttttgccatcagaacagcctcaatttgttggggaatggactctacaaggtgttaaacactttccacagggatgctggcccatgttgactccaatgatttccacagttgtgtcacatTGGACCTTTCTTGATACATATGGGAAACTGTTAAGTATGAACAACTTGACACACTCAatccggtgtgcctggcacctactaccatacccaggtCACATATTTACGTAGGTCACATAATACAAATTGCCCTGAGACCACGTTGCTGACAGAGAACTTGAAAAACTTGTTCACCTCTCTCACTTCTAACTCACTTCTACTCACTTCTCTTCTCGATTGGTTGTGGGACAGCATATGGGGCAGGTAAGAGTCATTGTAATGTGGATAGGTGGGTAGTATCTCGTGACAGATAATTAAATAGTTAAACCAGAAGACAGATTATGGGTTCTGGCAGGGCCGTTTCAACCTATTGGGCTATAGACCAGGCCTTATTAAATCATTATGTTCTCCAAGCACTAATATTTGAACTGCTTAGAAGGAAATGCTTGTTCACTCCGGCTTTAAATTATAGCATGATAGCCTACAAATAGAACTGAAAAATGTGAATGTCCCTTAAGAAAATGTAAGCTTACGTTAGTCATCTTTGATCTATGGTCTAGTTAGATGTATAATTGGTATAGCTGGTTTAGATCTAAAATCGAGTTAGTCTAAGTCTATCGTCTAGTTAGTAGAAGGTCTGTCTAGCGCTGGTCAAGCGTTATAATTTAGGGAGTGGTTAGTTGGTGTACTGTAGATCTAAATCTACAGTAGGAAGTTAGATGTTGTGTTGGTCTAGGGCAGGGTTCCCAACCATGGATGGCTTTATTTGGCACCCCAACTTCTGAGCCCCTCCCCCCGTACTGTAAAAACGCAAGGAAATTattgttcccaagtattcccacgcataatagagagatgtgatcgtatacaaatgcaagcaaggtttgaaatggttatgttttagtcaaatattatatctgtttgggcttcttgcagtcagtTTGCAGTCGAAATGTTCTTTGTAATTATGCTCCTGTTTTTAGTtggttaaaacttctttgggatcggtgtcccttccgcaggacggttgagctaacgtaggctaatgtgattagcatgaggttgtaagtaacaagaaaacttcccaggacatagacatatctgatattgtcagaaagcaTAAATTCTTGTTTATCTaactacactgtccaatttacagtagctattacagtgaaataatactcTGCTATTGTttaaggagagtgcacaattttgaacatgagaagttattaataaataaattaggcacatttgggcagtcttgatagaaagttttgaacagaaatgcaatgattcattggatgagtctaaaactttgcgcatacactgctgccatctagtggccaaaatctaaattgcacctgggacAGAATAATATATtacggcctttctcttgcatttcaaagatgatggtacaaaaataaTACTAAAGAATGCTtgattttttctttgtattatcttttaccaaatctattgtgttatattatcctacattcctttcacaattccacaaacttcaaagtctttcctttcaaatggtaccaagaatatgcatatccttgcttcaggtcctgagctacaggcagttagatttgggtatgtaattttaggcgaaaattgaaaaaaaggggggaATACTTAAGAGGTTTTGAAATTATGTAAAAAATTAAATCTGAGAGGTAGATCTCGGCTTgaattttgactcagaaagtgatcttgactcagaaaaggttggggaccactgttctagagttttccctgttaacattATCAACCATGTTTCCCTTTTTTCTGTAGCAATTGTGATCTTATCTACGCAATATTaaccactttcaatgcaacattcCGAAACAAAATTAAGTACGCAAtatattttgttgtaggcagaatgcgttggagtaggattctattgcaatAACACCCATGACTCAGCCCATACTCCACACAGACCGGTGTGGCATgaacaatcagagctgcagtaggcctatatgcaaatagaccattgccatatatggatctgtgccatttacttatAACTGGACAGTGTTTACAGTATGAGTGGTCATAAGTAGATGCACTTGCTTTGTAATCAAAGTGGGAGCTGCACATTTTgctcatatcctttgctagttagttagttattagcccagttatagataatttgtagtcagcaGTAGGGGTGTGATTACTTCCCACAAGAGCACTACTTGGCCACaggtaaaactgtaacttaaagtgggtacagcctcagtgttcacagtaaacgtgtGCTGGAAGTTTTCACAACGTTTAAGTTTGCtatcagcagacctgaaattgagTCAGTGGCAAAACAAATTAGAGGGAACATTACCCCCAACCATCCGCTCAATAAAAAAATAGTCCCACAGTTTGATCTGGACTGTGTTATATTTAGATGCCCAGTTGATCTAGATAGTGAAGATGACTAGTTAGgaagatggatgaatggatggatcgAGATTGATGGATGGGTGGGGAGTGTGGGTGGTtgggggtggatgaatggatggatagacAGTGTGTGTTGCTTTTATGGTTAAAGAATAGTGTGCTGTCACGGTCATTTACCAAAAACTTATGTAGCCACTATTTTTCCAATGTATAGCAATTTAAATCACACTAGCCACAGAATTCCTTTACAGTTTTGGTTACAGTAAATGGCCCATTCACAGCTCCCCATTTTCACGTCTCTGATGTCTCCGCCCCTACTCCAAGATTGACAGCCAAACAGCCTAAACCTAATCCTCACAAAGACTAAAGGGATTGGCAGGATACATTTTTCTCCGTGAGGAAAACAGTGATTTTATTTATCACTGTCTTTTTTTGTTGCGTTGTTTTCATTTTCTATTACAATATCAGCGGGGAAACCAGTATTTTCATCACGAAATTTCTCTATTACCCCATACTGTTGACGTTTACGCTTCAACAATGGAATCTATCCGCACTCAGCGACTTCAACCAGGGATAGGATTTGGAGCTGGATCGACTGGGACCCTACGGTCTTCTCTCCGGCCTGGGGTTACAATTCCAACCGCACCTCTACTGCCTCCCCCGGCCTCTTTATGTGCTTCCTCTGGGCCGCCTCCGCAGCTTCAACTGCACAGTCTTCACGGCACTATTGGGAGTGCGGGGCTCGGAACAGGGATGGCTGGATTCGGTCTATGTAATCCAGGGAACCCGGCGGTCTTGAAGGAGGCGGTGGAGGCTGTTGTTCGGAGTTTTGCGAAGCATACGCAGGGCTATGGCAGAGGTAACCTGGAAAAAATTAGTCGCAGAATGTATGTCCTCCGACTTTCCCTGGTCGTGATTGAAATGCAACTAGTCGTGGTTAAAATGTAACCCACTGTAACTGTGATTAAAATAAGAAATGGGATTAAAATAGCCTAGTAGTGCAACATGCAGATTGTGTCACCAAAACTGACCATTCAGTTTCTAACAGTAGGCAACATGAACATACCGAGTTTATTATAGCCTATATTTTTTTCATGTCTAGCCTAATGACTACAGGATACAGTTGACTACAGGATACAGTGTGTGCTCCATTTACATAGCATTTGGGCACTCCATCCGACATTTGACACTTCATGTCACCCACAATGCTTTAAACTAGGCCTAGCCAACATGTCATACTATCATCCAAAAACCCAATCAATTAAATGTGAGTAGAAAGACCTGTTAAATTTTCATTTACAGAAGTAGTATGATGTTACATACTCTTCATTCATTTTTAGTTTATGTGGACTATTATAACTGTGTTGAAAGTCAACACAATTCGGACAGCTTCATTCAGTtcagtgtctgtcagtgggtTGTTCCTTGTTGTTTACTTATAAAATAAACAGGATGTTTTTGGCTATATCCATATATGTACAAAAGTAGTGTTAATGCTCACTCGTATGTAATAACCCACTGTGCCACTTTTATCCTTTCTTAAATCCAAACCTGCATGCCAATTGAGAACACCAGACCATATTTAAAGGTAAACTCAGCAATTAGAACTTGAGATATTGACATGAGTGAGATGCAAGACTTCGCTTTCACAGTCACACACGGTATACGCCTGTGCATGGGTTCACTTCACGCCGTCACAGCGTGGTAGCCACAGGACCAAAACAGTGGTTGAGAAGTTGAGCCTCGCACTTCAACCGTCTTAGCTGTTGCGGAAATTAGCCCACTATGccgtttactttctgcatctgtCATATCGCTGAGTCAGCCTTTAAGACACCATGCAGAGGAACGTTAAACTATAATTTTATGTCTCCTCCAGTGAACGTTAAGCTGTGTCATTTTATGTCTCCTCCAGTGAATGTGGTGGAAGCCTTGCAAGAGTTCTGGCAGATGAAGCAGTCAAGAGGGGCAGACCTCAGGAATGGGGCGCTGGTGGTGTACGAGATGGTCCCATCAAACAACCCACCCTATGTTTGTTACGTCAGTCTTCCAGGGGGAAGCTGCTTTGGAAGTTTCCAGGTGAGCTAACCTGTGGCCGTAGGTGTTCTCAATATAGTTGTTGGCACTAAAACGTTGGTTTGCGCCTCAGGTGGCCTCACGATCACTGATTTAGAGAAAGTGCTTGAaaattgtctttatttttaccacAACAGTACAATATAATGGTTTGACATTGCGTTGGTGTAGCTGCATGAATTTAGCCTTACTTCCTTATACGGCCATGACATTAGTGATTTATCCGGCCATACAACTCTACTCATGCACTAAAGCTCCCACCCAAATCAATTCTGCCAATCTGACCTCATTTCCTTTAGTACATTGCCCTGGATTTTCAGATCAAATGTCAATCACTGGGAGCCTCTTCTGGACTGTCATGAGAAATGTCAAGTGAGAGCAAGAGAAAAATTTGGCCTGGGTCATGTTTATTggggcacactgtagcaaaacgttGTGCAATTGAAAACAATGTTTATGTAGGGTCAATGTTTGCAAACTTCTAACTGTGCACCCATATTCTGCTGGAAGCATATGACACTTAGAgcagcagacacttttatccaaagggaCTTAGTgtacagtgagtgcatacattttttgtatGGGATTCCTCTGAATCACGAAAATGTGCGTTTCTTATTAGAGAAGTCCATGTAGTCCCTCCGAGTTTCAGTCCGTTTGGTGCCTTATGAACATGACCCGGATGTTGCCGGGACTTACGGCTCACACTCTTGATAAATCTGGCCTAAGTAACTAATCAAGTTAAAAGGCATCGTTGCATgttttacatacagtggggagaacaagtatttgatacactgccgatttagcaggttttcctacttacaaagcatgtagaggtctaatttttatcataggtacacttcaactgtgagagacagttgccagacaaaatccagaaaatcacattgtatgattaagtaattcatttgaattttattgcatgacaaaagtatttgatacatcagaaaagcagaacttaatatttggtacagaaacctttgtttgcaattagagatcatatgtttcctgtagttcttgaccaggtttgcacacactgcggcagggattttggcccactcctccatacagaccttctccagatccttcaggtttcggggctgtcgctgggcaatacagactttcagctccctccaaagattttctattgggttcaggtctggagactggctaggccactccaggaccttgagatgcttcttacggagccactccttagttgccctggctgtgtgtttcgggtcgttgtcatgctggaagacccagccacgacccatcttcaatgctcttactgagggaaggaggttgttggccaagatcttgcgatacatggccccatccatcctccccccaatacggtgcagtcgtcctgtcccctttgcagaaaagcatccccaaagaatgatgtttccacctccattcttcacggttgggatggtgttcttggggttgtattaatccttcttcctccaaacacggtgagtggagtttagaccaaaaagctctatttttgtctcatcagaccacatgaccttctcccattcctcctctggatcatccagatggtcattggcaaacttcagacgggcctggacatgcgctggcttgagcaaggGGACTTTGCTTGTGCTGCAGGATTTtcatccatgacggcgtagtttgttactaatggttttctttgagactgtggtcccagctctcttcaggtcctgccgtgtagttctgggctgatccctcaccttcctcatgatcattgatgcccaacgaggtgagatcttgcatggagccccagaccgagggtggtTGACCGTCatttgaacttcttccattttctaataattgctgcaacagttgttgccttctaaccaagctgcttgcctattgtcctgtagctcatcccagccttgtgcaggtctacaatttatccctgatgtccttacacagctctctggtcttagCCATTGTGGAGagattggagtctgtttgattgtgtggacaggtgttttttatatgggtaacgagttcaaacgggtgcagttaatacaggtaatgagtggagaacaggagggtttcttaaagaaaaactaacaggtctgtgagagctggaattcttactggttggtaggtgatcaaatacttatgtcataacatgcaaatgaattacttaaatccagaaaatcacattgtatgatttttttgttttagattccacctctcacggttgaagtgtacctatgataaattacagccCTCTACATgcgttgtaagtaggaaaacctgcaaaatcaaatacttgttctccccactgtagtttATAACTTGAGCAGAACAGTtgaagtgtgtgtatatgtgtgtatatacagtaccagtcaaaagtttggacacacctacccattcaaaggtttttatttatttttactattttctacattgtagaataatagtgaagacatcaacactatgaagtATCAcctatggaatcaagtagtaacaaaaaaagtgttaaacaaatcaaaatatgttttatatttgagattcttcaaagtaacaaccctttgccttgatgacagctttgtacacgcttgacattctctcaaccagcttcacctggaatgcttttccaacagtcttttttgattacaacatgattccatatgtgttatttcatagtgatgatgttttcactattattctacaatgtagaaaatagtaaaaataaagaaaaacccttgaatgagtaggtgcgtccaaacttttgactggtactgtatacatcaagtttttattattattggtTGGGGGGCTTGAACACACTCACAGCTAATGGCTGAATTGCAGTATACAGAAAAAAAGAGAACTGTTAGCTGAAGAGAAAATAAATGGAGAGtgataagtctccagcttcaggctGCTCTTGGTGAATGGTATAGTATGTATACTGTGAATCCCAGATTAAAGCAGTTTGCTGCCTCCCATCAGGATTACAAACCAAGATTAAATTCAATAGCTAACCATTGGCAAATCTAAAATAATAATCCCTGGATCTGAACCTTTGCTGAGGTAAAACACACTGCCACATCAATAACTCTAGGCAGTTGGGTCCATCAAAAACATGTTAGCAAGGTGTAGGACAGCTTTCTCCAACTGATTTTCATTGgtggacataagactgtaaaaacaccaggaaatcaactccaagttattttaatttaagaaatctgttcccaagtattcccacacataatagagagacgTGACCGTATGCAAATGTAAACCAGGTTTGAAAtggttatgttttagtcaaacattatatctgtttaggcttcttgcggtcaatttgcagtctacaaattatttgtaattatgtttcgGCCCCccaaccatccgctcaagaagaaATCGGCCCACGGCTgagtctagttgatgatccctggtgtaGGACCCTACTTGTCTTCAGGCTTAgcattttaaaaaaaactttataaGGAAATTCAAGTTTAACTGAATTCATGATGTAGGAAACCACATTTGGCTGTTGACAAGTTCATTATCTATCTATGAATTTGTATACATAATTGCATACAGTACAAGCCATATTCCTATCTTTGCTAAATAATCCACCTTTAATGTACATTCTTATTTTTTTCAAATGTTATTTTAAATTCTAAATCATACAGTAAATATTAGACAACTTGAGCATTGTGCCTAACAGAATGTTCCATGGGAGAATGACATGTTTTGCCATTTCTTCCTCTCTTCGAATTGCCTGGCTACAATGCATACTTGGATGGGAAACTCATCTGGTGGGTGGCTCATCTGGTTGTTATTAGAGCCAAACATTGAGcttagaaggagctgtgaaacccCTCCCCACATTCTCCCACTCATCCCTTTTGCACAGAGCCTCTCTTACCCCTATCCTTCctaactctctttctttctttgagATAATAGCAATGAAGTGGAAGCATCGATATTACTTCAATGTAATTATGAAATATAAATAAGAAaagattaacattttcaaatgcataatctttcaacaacaaaaaatgtcactaTTAAAATGCACTTTTAAATGACTTCCAGAAGATCCATACAATAATTTGACCTAACCATCTTCCAGATATGATATTGCATGTATCCATGTCTCACATAATGCTTTGTTCCATAGGCTACATATATTTTTTGGGGACCATTCAGAAAAGTACTAAATATGCTTTACTTTCGGCAGTTTTGTCCAACCAAGGCTGAGGCAAGACGTAGTGCTGCCAAAATCGCTCTGATGAACTCGGTTTTCAACGAGCATCCTTCTCGCCGTATCACAGATGACTTCATTGAGAAGAGTGTATGTGAGGCGCTGGCCTCCTTTAATGTGAGTGTCATTGAATGTGTTTTTCAGATAAAATGACTGACATTAACAGTAGCAGTGAGCACTGGTATTTAATATAGTCTTTACTGTAGCTCTTATTAATTAAAAGGTCACGTCCTTATGAGGGTAAGATTTTAATCTGATTGGGCTCTTAAGGAGAATAAGACTGGATGATTGGACTCTACTTGTCTTTTACAGGGAAACCGAGAAGAGGCAGACAACCCCAGAACAGGTATCGGGGCGTTTCGCTTCATGCTGGAGTCCAACAAAGGAAAGTCAATGCTGGAGTTTCAGGTAAATAGAGGATGAAGGAACGCAAAGTTGGATTACTTGTAATGATACAGTGGATGTTACTGCAATGATACTTAAGATAATGAATAGGTTGGACTGTATATGAGGCTAGTTTAGGAATGTTGCTGCCACTAACTATGGGTAATTACACAAAGCAGACCGATAACTATA
This genomic interval from Oncorhynchus clarkii lewisi isolate Uvic-CL-2024 chromosome 18, UVic_Ocla_1.0, whole genome shotgun sequence contains the following:
- the LOC139372654 gene encoding LIX1-like protein translates to MESIRTQRLQPGIGFGAGSTGTLRSSLRPGVTIPTAPLLPPPASLCASSGPPPQLQLHSLHGTIGSAGLGTGMAGFGLCNPGNPAVLKEAVEAVVRSFAKHTQGYGRVNVVEALQEFWQMKQSRGADLRNGALVVYEMVPSNNPPYVCYVSLPGGSCFGSFQFCPTKAEARRSAAKIALMNSVFNEHPSRRITDDFIEKSVCEALASFNGNREEADNPRTGIGAFRFMLESNKGKSMLEFQELMTVFQLLHWNGSLKAMRERQCSRQEVLAHYSHRALDDDMRTQMAADWVNREQGLASTIAQEVAATDQELEEARLAGQELRFHKEKKDILMLAVGQLGAANNATLPSTC